The stretch of DNA TGACTGATCACCGAAGCCAGAAATCACGACGGTGGTTCGTGAAAGCAGGGTCGGTCACCTCGGCCGCACTGGGACTCGGTGTAACCGGGAGTGTGGGAGCACAGGAAACGCCGACCGAAAGCGACGGCGATGGCGGTGACGGACAGTTTCAAGAGGCGATCACGACCGGCGAAACGTACTTTTCGGGCGCGGTCTTCCGCGTCGTCTCGCCAGCACTGCAGGATGCCCCCGTTGTGGACAACCCAGACGTCCTGCAGAACCACAGCGTACGTGTCATCGAACACTTCAACACGAACGAGGAGGGGTATCTCTTCGTGCCCCCAGATGCACAGATCGAAGAAGGAGAGCAGTACGTGTTCGACGACCGGTTATCGTCGCCGACCGAAGACGAGTTAGCAATTTCCGATCTCGTCCGCGTTCAGTACCGACCGCTCACTGAAGAAGATCTCCCCTTCGATCTGGAGACTGTGGAGGACTTCGAGATTCTGGATGATAGCGGCGGTGAAGCTGCCGTCCGTCCTGATAACTTCTTCTCGGGTGCGCCGTTCGAGATCACTTCGGGACCGCAGGGCTGGGTTCCACAGGATATCGAGCAAAGCGGCCTGTTTACGGATTACAATACCGTCCATGCTGAATACTTCGGCACGAACAATCGGTTTCTCTTCTTCCCACAAGAGGAAGCAGAAATGGAACAGGGAGAACTCTACGTAATGCGCGACGAGTCCGAGATATTCGACCCGGTGGGTAATCTCGTGGCCGCCGAGTTCGCTGTCGTCGACGAAGAATCCGTTACTATCGACGACGATTCTCTTCGGTAGCCGGTCGTTCCTAGCGATCCAATATTCGATCTATACCTTCGACATCGCTAATGAGAACAGAACACATCGATGTGATGATCAGTACAGGTCGAGCAGGTAATAGAGCGATAGTCGGATTTGCAAATAACCGTCACGTTCCTCGTGCTGAACCAGGTAGCGATCAACAAAAGATATAAGATCTATCCCCGTTTTTGTCTATCAAATGGTATCGTTGTAGCTGGAACTGGACTTTTTTTCGTTCGTACTGCTCTGCGTAGAACACGCAGTGTAGTGGGAGCGCCAGCTACATGCCCGTTATGCTGCACTTTGTGTAGTAACAACAAACATGATGAGAACATATTCAATAGATGTCATCAGCCGACAAACACCGTACGCATCCCAAGCAGACCGTCTCCATATGGTCTACTACCTGTGAGTTAGACGACGGTTCAATAGCGTTAATTAGTGGAATCGAACTCGAGAAAAACCGAATTCAACCCAGCGAGACTTGCCGATGAGTCCAGATCGTTCTCCAGAGACGGCCGTAGATCCAATCATCTCTGTTCGGGACCTGACGAAGTCCTATGGACGGGGAGAAAATAGTGTTCAAGCGGTAGATGATATCAGTTTTGACATTAATTCTGGCACCGTTGTTGGAATCTTAGGTCAAAATGGTGCCGGGAAGACGTCAACAATAAAAATGATGCTCGGGCTGGTAACGCCGACATCTGGGGAAATCCAAATCGCAGGCTCAGATGTGTTGGCAGAAACACACGAGGTCTATCAGGACGTGGGTGCGATGCTCGAAGGGGCACGGAACACGTACTGGAGACTGACAGTCCGTGAGAATCTTGACTTCTTTGCGAGTCTCAACGGAATCGATCCGAAGAATGTGCGAAGCCACCATGAGGCGCTCATAGAAAGATACGGGCTTAAGGAGAAGGCAAATGTCCCGATCAGAGATTTGTCAAGAGGAATGAAACAAAAGGTCTCCCTGATCTGTACCTTAGCACGACAGACGGGTGTTGTTTTTCTCGACGAACCAACACTTGGGCTTGATGTCGAAACGTCACTTGACCTTCAACAGGAGATACGGCACTTAGCCGAAGAAGAGTCGATGACAATTCTGCTTAGTAGTCACAATATGGATATGGTAGAAGCGGTCTGTGATCGTATCATTATCCTTCACGAGGGTCACGTCATTGCGGATAATCGTATCGAAAATCTCGTCGAGGTCTTCCAAACTCAAATGTACCAAATCACTGTTGAGCCTCCCGTCTCGGAACCGTTGAAAGATCGTCTCGGAAAAAGATACAGTACAAAGAGCTGGTGCAAAATTGGCGGGAAAGTTCAATTCGAGGTGCTACCTTCGTCGGGGGATGACTTCTATAACTTCGTGAACGAGTTGCAGCAAGAAGATATCGAACTTGTCTCAATTCGTTCGCTTGAACCCGATCTCGAAAATATCTTCCTTGAAATGACGAATAAGACATCGCTGACGGAAAACCAAAACGGGGGCCAGCAATGAGTTCGTTGCCAACGTTGGTTCGTGCGATCGCGCGTAAGGAGATCATCCTTATGATCCGATATCCAGTTAACACTTTCTCAAATCTACTGCTGACCTATCTGTTCTTTCTACTGATATTCTTTGGTGGACAGGCGGTAGCAGGGCCGGCTCTTACAGAGTCACTTGATGGGATTATTGTGGGTTTCTTTCTCTGGACCATGTCATCCCTGTCCTTTGGCTATCTCGCATATTCAGTTTCAGCAGAAGCTCAGTGGGGCACGTTAGAACAGTTGTATATGACACCTTTTGGCATTCGAACCATCATGGTAGTCAAAGCAGTTGTCGGAACAATTATTAATTTCGGCTGGGGCGTCGTCATGCTACTGCTTATGTTAGTGACCTCTGGCCAGACATTACAGATAGATATCGTGACTGTCCTCTCACTTGGAATGCTAACGCTCGCCTCTGCTCTCGGAATTGGGTTTTTGTTTGCGGGGCTTGCGCTTCTGTACAAGAGGATCGAGGACTTGTTGAGTCTGGTTAACTTCCTGATTGTCGGGTTTATTGCTGTCCCGGTTGGCTCGTATAGTTTGCTCAAGGCGCTCCCTCTCGCACAGGGTAGTTATCTCCTCCGGCAAACAATGGAAGATGGGATTTTAGTTTGGGAGCTTCCCGCGGTGGAACTCCTCATCTTGGTCGCCACTGCGGTTGCATATGTAGGCGTAGGATACTACGTATTCTGGTGGTCACAGCGCCGTGCGCGTCGCAAAGGGATTCTTGGCCACTATTGATTCGCATTGTGTGGTCAGTACGCCAATAATTTGATTCCCTTTCTTTCGTCTGTTCTTGGAATCCTTATTCGTCGATACACAGAGAACCCGATACGTGCGATTTGACTGGTTTCCAGCGAATCTCGCTATATACGATTATCGAGTAAGACGAACCAGACGGACTCACGATCAAGGACTAACTCGAGGAGTACTACGAGAAAGAGATGCATCACGAGCGACTCTATCCGAACCTCGACGAGTTCGCCATCGTTCATAGAGAAATGATTATATCCCACATATACTTACTAACATAAATTCACAAAACAGATATGCGCGTTCGTTCTGTTATTTCAAGTAAGTATGGAACATCCCGTCACGTTATTCCGGGAGAACAAGCCCCTCCGAACCGTTGTCGGCACAGTCGGCGTACTCGCCGTACTTGTGGTTTTTACCGAGATGACGCTGCGAACAATTGTTCCGATAACGGTTATCTTTGGTGCAGTGATGGCACACGATCTCGTAGATGAGATCTATGGCCTTCCTGAGGGAGCAAACTGGCTCGCCTATGGGGCAGCTATCTTCGTTGTCGGAGTCGCTTTTGTGGTCATTCACCCGACTCCGTGGGGAGGTAGTCTCTTTGCCCTCGTCGGTCTCTGGTTCGTCTTCGATGGTGTGACGACCATTCGGTACGGACCATCTCGGACGACACACGAGTACGTATCCGCCCTCGAAGAGGACCAGATGGGGGAAATGATGCTCCGAATGCAAACGTTGAACGTCGTGTATCAGGGCCTTAGAGACGCCCCTGAGCCGCAGACAGTCCCAGAGCTTGCTACCGATCTTGATCTCACCGAATCGCGCGTCGAAAGTGTCCTCGAGTTTCTGGAAAGCAAAGGCCGTGTTGAACAGGAGGGGAATCGATACCGTGTGGAACCCTCCCGGTGGGGTCGATTAACTCCCGTCGTCAAATTCCTTATCTGGGTTCCGCGTCGGGTTGTTCGCCCGTTCCGTCGGATAGCTACTAACGTATAGTCCTGTACGTACCGTCACGGAAGCCCCCTCTCACCCATGGCGAGTTTCAACGGGGCCGGTTGATTCCTGATCTGTAATAAAGAGAGAGCTAGTTGCGTCGGCATACGATCGTGTACGGGTGAAATTACAATCCCCGAAATAATCGAACTGTCTCAACTATGGACGACCTCACAGGGTTTCAACGAGACCTGCTATTCGTGATCGCTGGCGCCGACCAACCATCCGGACAGGATGTCAAAGAAGAGATTGAGCAGTACTACAGTACCGAGATCAATCATGGACGACTGTACCCGAATCTCGACACCATCGTCAACAAAGACTTGGTCGAAAAGGGACAACTCGATAGGCGGACGAACTATTACGCGATCACAGACGACGGAGAACAAGCGATTGAAGACCGGCAGGAGTGGGTCTCACAGTATCTCGGTTAGCTCTCTGAACTGTCGCACCCCCATCCTTTTGTGCAGTCATCGCAAGATCGGTAATCGAGAGAGCGGTCGTACAAGCGACATGTGATAACTGAGAGTCGCTTCCGGAAAGTTGCTGGAAGAGATGCGGTGCGTCTCACTCGCTCACAGCGTCCGTGAGGTCGTCAGCGGGGTCCTCGACTACACCAGGCCTTTCGATCCGCCCATGTGGCCCCCTGACAGTCATCGAGGAAGGCGACGAGACAGAGCCCGGAGTTCGATCCGAAGAGGCGATCAAATCTGCTCTCCAGTACGTTTCAGAGGGATTTTTCGGCGAAGTCCCGCAAACACTTCACGAAAAGCAGTTCACCTGATGCGATTACTTAGCGGTGCGGTGCCGTGGGATACCTCCGCCTTTAGGCGGAGGGGGATGCCAATGTTCTTCGTATGGGTAATTGCATTGTCGAAGGATGGATACCGCTGGACTAACTTTGTCAGCATATGCGACGACGAACGGTACTTTTGAGAGCCGGTGTGATCGGTGGAACGCTCTCCCTGAGCGGTTGTCTCTCAAATAACGGACTCTTCGGATCATCGGAAGGAATCGACAGGCGCGGGGAAATCACAATTACGGTAAACGGTGAATCGATCGAGACGAAACCACAGTTCCAGTCCGAAAATGTCGACAACGAGTCCATCGATTTCCACCTTCACGACTCGGACGGCCGCTGGTATATGGAGGGTGAAGAACCCGTGACGGTTGCAGAAGGGATCAGCCTGCTTCCGTCGTTCGAATACGAAACAGTCTCTGGATCACCTGTGGTAACGATCGAGGGAACAGAGTACGATGCGAACGAATCGGGAACGGAAATCTCGTTTATCCTCGACGGGGAAGAAATCGATCCAACCGAACACGAACCTGCCGATGACGAGCAGATCGTCCTCGAGATTTCGACTGAGACAGCGGATGATACCTGAGACGGGTCTGATAACGAAAAAACCGAGAAGAGCTGCATATACTCTTGTATCACGATCTCTGGCGTAGTGGTTCTGTTGAAATCTTATTTTTTCACGTGTTTTAGCGTGAAACACGCGAATACTACACGTGCATATAGAACGCGCGCCAACCACACCACATTCTCGGGTTCGATGTTACAGACAGAAGATATTTGGACGAACGCTCTCAAATATATAATATGGCATATAGACAGTTCAAATAATTATTGGGGTATCAATGGTGGGAATAGGACTATTGCAGGCCTCTCTTTTTATGATGCAAAGTGAAAGGATACCTGTCGGATTAGGTATATTCTACTCAGTGCTCGGAATCGTTTATCTCTGGGCTGAAGTATACTCTACTAGGTAGTCATGTTTACGAGGTCTCCCTGCTGAATAGACCACCTATACTTACCGCAGAGGGTTTTGAACCAGTCACTGCCTTAGGGTTTCAACAGAGTCGGCGTCGTCAATGGCGAGATAGTAGACCAGTATCTCTCAAGGAACGTGTGTTGGACTGTCAAAATATGTATCTCCTGAGGATAGCGTATCTCGAGGAATCGCTATCGTTAAACTAATCTGGACAGTTATTTCGACAACCACACCATAAGAAATAGAATTGTCTCTTCGAATATACTGACCTGTGGGCTCCCGCTATCGGCCCATTGATACAGCATGACTGGAACTAGCGACTGCGGACCGAATCGTATCGACCGCCGAACATTTCTCAAAGCCAGCGGTGGGACGGTCGCAGGAATCGGTGCTATTTCTATCGGGAGCGGAACAGTAGCCGCCCATTTTCCGGCGGAACTGGACATCGATATCAAACCTGGATGCGATAAGAACCCGGTGAATCCGAGTAGCCGCGGTGTAATCCCTGTCGCAGTCCACCAGACTGAAGACTTTGATCCGACGACTGAAGGAGTCCGGTATCGCTTTGGCGCTCCGGATACCGTGGAGGATGGCGGTGGAGCACGTCCGTCCCACGACGGCCACAGAGAGGATGTGAACGGAGACGGTACTACGGACCTCGTGCTTCATTTCCCGGTGGAGGAGACAGGATTCGATTCCGAGGATTCTGAGGGGAAACTCCTCTGGGAGCGTGACGAAGCCGGTGAACACGGTCTTTCGGGAACCGACGAAGTTACTATCGTCGGTCGCTGATCAACGACGCAAATTACCTTTCTATTTCGGCGGCCGTATCTAGTTCGATCGAGCACTCACGGCAGCGCTTATACCATTTATCCGGTGGATTACTCGTCTCTCGCGGATGGCCAGACTACTTGTTCACCTGGTCGGCGTCGTCCTGACGGTGTCGCTCGAGTAGCTGTTGAACCCCGGCCCGAAGCGCTTCGCTCCGGGTGTAGTAGACGTCGTCGTCGACGAGCGACTCGAGGGCAGCGAGTTGCTCGTCGGTGGCCCGGAACGTCACACGCTCGAGCGTCTGACCGTTCTCCAGCCGGGAGCGGTTGGGTTCGATCACGACGTCGTTGGACGGCGAACGACCCGTCATCTCCGATCACCTCGCTCCGGTCGCGATTTTGCGCTCGTCTCGGCTCTCGTCCCTCTGAGTCCCGTTCTACTTTTCACTAGGACCATGTGACGGGGAGGGGACGACCGGTAAAAAGGGCTCGCGTAGCGTGGTGAAAGTGAAATGGGACGATTCTGGGGCGAGCGGATGGGAAGTCGCCGGTTCCGATCGTCGCTGAATGCCGTCCGACTAATCGACAAAAAGCGAGCCGGATCACACGAGTTCGGCCCGATGGACAGCGTTATTCTCGTTCGGCCCCTGAACGTGATGCGGGCAACCGCAGGACAAACCATGCCCGAAGATACGCAACCATCCTCCCGGAGCAACGCATCCGAGCACTACCGCTTCAGGCGACTCGAGAGCGCCGAATACGACCGCGTCAGCGAGTTCCTTCGCGATCGCGTCGCCTTCACGGCCCGCGAGTGGGCGATCGCTCGCCTCTGTGCCGACTTTCGGACCGGAACGGGTATTGAGATGACGATCATCGGGGAGAACCTCCCCGACCTCGTTCCCTTCATGGACGACCAGTACACGCGCCAAGCCGTCTACCAGTCGCGCAAATCCTTCGAGGAGAAGGTTCGAAAATCGGGTGCGACGTTCCTCTACGGCGCTTACTCCGATTTCTTCACGGCCGACGAACTCGACGACATCGCCTACGAGGCGACGGAGGTAGCGCGGTTTCTGATCGAAGTCGAAGGAGCCTCCCTCTCCTACGAGAGCGAACTGAACGCGGAAGAACGGATCGAAGCGGCGATGAAGGACGTCCATCGGGCGAGCCTCGAACTCCGCTACGATCGCTGTCCGAACTGCGGCGAGCGACTCGGTGAGGACGCGGGCGGATCCGAGTGAAACGCTCCCAAGGAGCGGCGATCGTATCGCGACCGCCAAGATCGATACCGATCTCGAGCGACGAATCGAAGCGACGAGGTAACAAGGGATACGGCGATCAGCAGATTCGAGCAACGGCCCGCGAGAACGATATGCGTCCACTCGTCAAACACCGTGCGTTCTCCTCACTGCAGAACGCGTGGAGCGCTCGGCTGGATACCGACCTCTACGCCCAACGAAACCGGAGTGAGACGGTGAACTCTCGACTCGAGCGAAAATACGGTGCGTTCGTTCGGTCACGGCGCTGATGGAAGCAGTTTCGTAAACTCGCTCGTGCGTGCCTCGTCCACAATCTCGACCGAACCCGATCAGTACAGAGGATGAGTCCAGCGCGGTGAGAGCTATCTGTTCAAAAGTGTATAGCTGAGTAATCCTCCAGGATCTCGCTTCTAACACGAATCATGTGAGGTAAAACAGGACTAGCAACCCGAGAAATAGGAGAAGTAGTATAACGATTATCCAGGGACTATCCGCACCCTTACTCGATTCGTCGAGGGGAATGACTGGTCCGCTACTTCCGCTCATGCGGAATGATATCATGAAGGACAGTAATATGTTTTGGTAGTTTCGGTCTATCGTGACGGGAAGTCCTCTAGGAGGTGTACTCTCTACGGAAGATACGCAGGTGTAGTCTTCACTCTGAATGGTTCGGCCGAGACAGATCGTAAATTCCTAAATGAGATCCGGTCAGTCAGTTCTTCGCTCGGACCCGTAGCGTGCTGCCCACGCGTAGAGGAACTGGAACGCAGGATCTAGCTCTCGTGCCTTCGTCGTGGGTTCGTACTCGACGCGCGGCGGAATCTCGTCGTACGATCGTCGAGAGACGAGACCGGCGTCGGTGAGCTCCGCCAGCCGTTGGGAGAGTACTTTCGGCGTGACATCGATGGCGCCCTCGAGTTCGGAGAACCGCAGGGGCCGCTTCTCGCAGAAGAGGTGGTAGAAAACCGCCAGTGCGTGCGCGTTGGTCATGAGGTCGAGGAGGTCTCCTACCGTCTCGTTTAACTCCTTCGGGGTGTCGTCGATGTATGGGACGTCGTCGAGTAGATACTGGTACTCCTCGACCACGACCCGGGGATCGTCTGCTCGCGAGGACGGCACTGACTCGTCGGTCTGTGACAAGGGTGGTTCATCCGGTTCGGGCAGTACCATACGTCAACAAGGGCAACCAGCGGCAAATAGCTGCCTTCAAGGTAACTGGCGGGTTGCTTTCTGCCGAGATAGTTACTTTCTTTTAAGAAACTCGACACTATATCACCACAGTCGGTGTAGAAGACGTGAGAACCATGAACCACCCACACACGTCGACGGTGCTGGTTGCCGGGGCGACCGGTCGAACCGGCAGTGAACTTCTCCGAAAACTGGACGACACGTCGCTGCACGTCAGAGCGATGACCCGTTCGGCAGCAAATCACGAGTCGCTCGTCACAAACGGAGCCGACGAGGTTATGGTCGGCGACTTGCTGGATCCGGCGGCCGCGCGGGTAGCCGTCGAGAACTGCGATGCGGTTCTGTTCGCTGCGGGATCGAATCTGGCGACGGGGTTGCTTCGTCCCGGGCGCGTCGTCGACGGAACGGGCGTGATCAACCTCGTCGAGGCCGCGACCGCGGAAGGCGTTCGCACGTTCGTCCTCCAGAGTACGATCGGCGTCGGCGACTCCCGTCCGGGGATGCCACTGTGGGCCCGGTCGGTCGTGCTCCGATGGACGGTACGCGAAAAAGCGCGCGCCGAACGAGCCCTCCGCGAGTCGGGCCTCGAGCACGTCGTATTCCGCCCCGGATGGCTGACCGACGAGTCGGCGACGCACGACGTACTCATCGCCGAAGGCGGTGGCAACATGACCGGTTCCATCCCGCGGGCGGACGTCGCCCGTCTCATGGTAGCGGCGTTGTTCACGCCGACTGTAGCTAACCGAAGCCTCGAGGTCGTTGCGAAAGACGACGTGGCGAACGCGAACCCGCGCAGTCTCATCACCGTCGAGTGGGACCGAGCCGGCGCGGCATCCGTCGAGGGGAACGTCGATCCGAACAGGGGAACTTGAGACCGTGAGTCCGAACGTCCTTCCCGGAGACCTCGTCATGTTCCTGTTCGCGACATCGGCGATCCTCGGCGGAATTATGGCCGGGTTCTTCTTCGCCTACTCGGCGAGCGTGGTACTCGCTCTCGAGACGCTTTCGGCGGACGCGTACACCACCGTAATGCGCCCCATCAACGAATCCGTTCGAAACCCGGCGTTCGGCGTCGCGTTCTTCGGTGCGATCGCGGTTCCGGTGGTCGGTGCGGCAATCGTGCTTCTCCGCGGGTACTGGACGTCGCAGTACGGGCAGTTGTTTCTCGCGGGGGTTACCGTCTATCTGATAGGAACGATCGCCGTGACGGTGATGGTCCACTTTCCGATGAACGACGACATCGCGACGTGGTCCGTCGAGTCGCCGCCGGACGATTGGGCTGCGGTTCGTGCGCGGTGGGCGCTGTGGAATCACGTCCGAACGACGGCGGCGATCGTTTCGTTCGCTCTGTACATCGGGGCGCTGGTAACGCTTGGTGTGTAGCTCTCCGATTCGGGTCGCCGTGCTCGAGGGGCCATGATTAATCGATTGCACACGACCGTATTTATCGATCAATACAGTGGTCTGCCGAGACGATGGTAGAACGGGTACGGGTTGACTGTGCGTGAGTTCGTCTCGATGACCTGCCAGTAGTTCGCAGACGAAGGATCTCCGTGTATCTGGACCTTCGGTACATAAACACCATTATAAGAGCCTGCAACTCATCAAGCCGATAATGAGCCGCTGGAAGTCGCTTGTAGACACCTTCGGCGGGAGACCTGCCATTCTCGTCCTCGGTGGGCTCTACGTCAGTTCGACTATCGGAGTGTACAATGCGGAAGTCGCAAGTGGCACGCCCGTTTCGAACGCTCTCTTTCTCGCGTTTTTCGTCTTTATTCCAGGGATGATCCTCCTCGCCGGTGGATACTGGCTGCCACGAACGACCATCAACCCGAAATTCTACCCAACGGTTACCGCCTGGTCACTAAGCGCGATCGCACTATTGAGCGGTTTGCTCGCGTTGTATCATCTCTCTCCAAACGCCAGTATCGACAACCCCGTCCAGACGATTCTCATCATAACGGGATTCGTCATCGTCCCGGCGTTCGTCGGTGGAATTTCCGGAGCGAGATCGAAAACGAGAGCGTTCGATCTCGAACAACGTAACCGGGAAATTCGAGAGATACACACCGAGTTGAAAGACCGTGAGTCCGAACTCCAGCGCGTTCAAGAACGGATGGAGTTCGCACTAATTAATACTGAGGGCGCGGTGTGGGAGTGGGACATCGAAAACGATCGGACATCGTACTACCCCTCTGAGGAGCCCTTGTTCGGCACCAGCATCGAAAACTGGGAAGACTTCGCCGCCGTAATCCATCCAGAGGACCGAGACGCGGTCCAACGAGCAATCGATGAGTCTCTCGAAACCGGCGAGCCAAAGCACGAGGAGGTCCGCATCGTCCGAAATGGTGAGGTCCGGTGGATCGAAGCCCCAGGTCAGCCGGTAACCGTCGGCGATGGGGCGACACACATGATCGGCGTGGTACGCGACATAACTGACCGCAAAACGTTTGAACAGCAGCTGCAGTCCTCGAACGAGCGGCTTGAACAGTTCGCCTACGTCGCATCGCACGACCTCCAGGAGCCCCTCCGAATGATCATAAGCTATCTCAATCTGCTCGAAGACCGCTATAGCGACGAACTCGACGATGAAGCTCACGAATTCATCGAGTACGCCGTCGATGGCTCGGAGCGAATGCAGGAGATGATCCGAGGTCTCTTGGCGTACTCCCGGCTCGATACTGATGCCGAGCCGCTTGGACCCACGGCTGCCGAGGCGGTTGTCGACGATGTCCTCGAGAACCTCAAACTCCAAATCGAAGAGGCCGATGCCGACATCACCGTCGGGGAGCTGCCGACAGTGGAAGCTGACGATAACCAGCTCAAACAGGTGTTCCAAAACCTCGTCTCAAACGCTATCAAGTATCGAGGCGACGAGAAGCCGCGGATCGAGATTAGCGCCTCACGAAATGACGGGATGTGCCGATTCAGAGTCGCCGACAATGGCATTGGGATGGACCCGGCGTACACGGACCAGATCTTCGAAGTGTTCAACCGGCTCCACAATACTCAAGAGTACTCCGGAACAGGGATCGGTCTGGCTCTCTGTAAAAGGATCGTCGAGCGACACGGTGGCGAGATATGGGTGGAATCAGAACCCGGGGAAGGCTCGACGTTCTCCTTTACCATTCCGCTCGTCGACCAATCGGTCGATTGAGCGAAGGACCTCGTGATACTCGTCGCCGCCGGTCACATCGAGATCTGCCTACTCGAGGACGTTCATCAGCATCTCCTCGAGCTCGCGGCGACACTGCTCAAAATCGAGTGCATCCTTCCGGTTCTAGTGATCGAGGTCTGGAACGGGATTTCGGGTTTGCGGTGCCAGCCGAACTGATCGGGATTGTAGTTGCCGGGGTTGTGCATGTAGAACTCTGTTAAAATCGTTAGGAGGAGACATCTTTGGTACCAGCCCGACAGCGAGGCCAACGGCCGAGCTGTCGATGAACCGTACTCGCTTCGCTCGTCCGGATACTTGCGTTCTACTCGCAGGTGTAATGAGTGGTGATTCCACGATAATTGCTGTGTGAAAAACGGGCTTCAACAGAGCCGCATGTCGTATCTCGAGACGGTCGATGAACTCAAAACACCGTCGAGAGACTGCCGAAGAACCCGACGGTAACGAGGAGTCGACCGAGACTTCCAAGAAACGTCGCTATCGCGAATCTAACGTAATTCTGCTCGAGGACAGCAAAGGCGTAGATCGAGATCGTATCGGGAAAGAACGGAACGGAGAGGGCCATCGCGAGTCCACCATAGCCGTACTGCTGTGCGAGCTGGACGGATCGTTTCTCCGACCACTCCAAGACGTCCCATCTCGATTGTCGTAACCAGCGTGTGAT from Natronorubrum halophilum encodes:
- a CDS encoding ABC transporter ATP-binding protein; the protein is MSPDRSPETAVDPIISVRDLTKSYGRGENSVQAVDDISFDINSGTVVGILGQNGAGKTSTIKMMLGLVTPTSGEIQIAGSDVLAETHEVYQDVGAMLEGARNTYWRLTVRENLDFFASLNGIDPKNVRSHHEALIERYGLKEKANVPIRDLSRGMKQKVSLICTLARQTGVVFLDEPTLGLDVETSLDLQQEIRHLAEEESMTILLSSHNMDMVEAVCDRIIILHEGHVIADNRIENLVEVFQTQMYQITVEPPVSEPLKDRLGKRYSTKSWCKIGGKVQFEVLPSSGDDFYNFVNELQQEDIELVSIRSLEPDLENIFLEMTNKTSLTENQNGGQQ
- a CDS encoding ABC transporter permease, which encodes MSSLPTLVRAIARKEIILMIRYPVNTFSNLLLTYLFFLLIFFGGQAVAGPALTESLDGIIVGFFLWTMSSLSFGYLAYSVSAEAQWGTLEQLYMTPFGIRTIMVVKAVVGTIINFGWGVVMLLLMLVTSGQTLQIDIVTVLSLGMLTLASALGIGFLFAGLALLYKRIEDLLSLVNFLIVGFIAVPVGSYSLLKALPLAQGSYLLRQTMEDGILVWELPAVELLILVATAVAYVGVGYYVFWWSQRRARRKGILGHY
- a CDS encoding PadR family transcriptional regulator, giving the protein MDDLTGFQRDLLFVIAGADQPSGQDVKEEIEQYYSTEINHGRLYPNLDTIVNKDLVEKGQLDRRTNYYAITDDGEQAIEDRQEWVSQYLG
- a CDS encoding ribbon-helix-helix domain-containing protein; the protein is MTGRSPSNDVVIEPNRSRLENGQTLERVTFRATDEQLAALESLVDDDVYYTRSEALRAGVQQLLERHRQDDADQVNK
- a CDS encoding DUF5806 family protein → MGRFWGERMGSRRFRSSLNAVRLIDKKRAGSHEFGPMDSVILVRPLNVMRATAGQTMPEDTQPSSRSNASEHYRFRRLESAEYDRVSEFLRDRVAFTAREWAIARLCADFRTGTGIEMTIIGENLPDLVPFMDDQYTRQAVYQSRKSFEEKVRKSGATFLYGAYSDFFTADELDDIAYEATEVARFLIEVEGASLSYESELNAEERIEAAMKDVHRASLELRYDRCPNCGERLGEDAGGSE
- a CDS encoding winged helix-turn-helix transcriptional regulator, whose translation is MVEEYQYLLDDVPYIDDTPKELNETVGDLLDLMTNAHALAVFYHLFCEKRPLRFSELEGAIDVTPKVLSQRLAELTDAGLVSRRSYDEIPPRVEYEPTTKARELDPAFQFLYAWAARYGSERRTD
- a CDS encoding SDR family oxidoreductase, whose protein sequence is MNHPHTSTVLVAGATGRTGSELLRKLDDTSLHVRAMTRSAANHESLVTNGADEVMVGDLLDPAAARVAVENCDAVLFAAGSNLATGLLRPGRVVDGTGVINLVEAATAEGVRTFVLQSTIGVGDSRPGMPLWARSVVLRWTVREKARAERALRESGLEHVVFRPGWLTDESATHDVLIAEGGGNMTGSIPRADVARLMVAALFTPTVANRSLEVVAKDDVANANPRSLITVEWDRAGAASVEGNVDPNRGT
- a CDS encoding anthrone oxygenase family protein codes for the protein MSPNVLPGDLVMFLFATSAILGGIMAGFFFAYSASVVLALETLSADAYTTVMRPINESVRNPAFGVAFFGAIAVPVVGAAIVLLRGYWTSQYGQLFLAGVTVYLIGTIAVTVMVHFPMNDDIATWSVESPPDDWAAVRARWALWNHVRTTAAIVSFALYIGALVTLGV
- a CDS encoding ATP-binding protein produces the protein MSRWKSLVDTFGGRPAILVLGGLYVSSTIGVYNAEVASGTPVSNALFLAFFVFIPGMILLAGGYWLPRTTINPKFYPTVTAWSLSAIALLSGLLALYHLSPNASIDNPVQTILIITGFVIVPAFVGGISGARSKTRAFDLEQRNREIREIHTELKDRESELQRVQERMEFALINTEGAVWEWDIENDRTSYYPSEEPLFGTSIENWEDFAAVIHPEDRDAVQRAIDESLETGEPKHEEVRIVRNGEVRWIEAPGQPVTVGDGATHMIGVVRDITDRKTFEQQLQSSNERLEQFAYVASHDLQEPLRMIISYLNLLEDRYSDELDDEAHEFIEYAVDGSERMQEMIRGLLAYSRLDTDAEPLGPTAAEAVVDDVLENLKLQIEEADADITVGELPTVEADDNQLKQVFQNLVSNAIKYRGDEKPRIEISASRNDGMCRFRVADNGIGMDPAYTDQIFEVFNRLHNTQEYSGTGIGLALCKRIVERHGGEIWVESEPGEGSTFSFTIPLVDQSVD